A single window of Malus sylvestris chromosome 5, drMalSylv7.2, whole genome shotgun sequence DNA harbors:
- the LOC126622150 gene encoding uncharacterized protein LOC126622150, with amino-acid sequence MSGPSDRRFDLNLVEEAAPPSPDNIWRPSFVSPTGPLTVGDSVMKNDMTAAVVARNLLTPKDNRLLSKRSDELAVKDSLALSVQCAGSVSNMAQRLFARTRQVESLAAEVMSLKQEIRGLKHENKQLHRLAHDYATNMKRKLDQMKETDGQVLLDHQRFVGLFQRHLLPSSSGAVPRNEAPNDQPLMPPPSRVLSSTEAPNDPPPVPSLSEALPTAETSPKQPL; translated from the coding sequence atgtctggcccctccgaccgtcgttttgacttgaaccttgttgaagaggcagccccgccttctccagacaacatatggcgtccatccttcgtctcccccactggtcctcttaccgttggggattccgtgatgaagaatgatatgaccgctgcggtggtggccaggaaccttctcactcccaaagataacagactactttccaaacggtctgatgagttagctgttaaggattcgctggctctcagtgttcagtgtgcaggttctgtgtctaatatggcccaacgcctatttgctcgaacccgccaagttgaatcattggcggctgaagtgatgagtctcaaacaggagattagagggctcaagcatgagaataaacagttgcaccggctcgcacatgactatgctacaaacatgaagaggaagcttgaccagatgaaggaaactgatggtcaggttttacttgatcatcagagatttgtgggtttgttccaaaggcatttattgccttcgtcttctggggctgtaccgcgtaatgaagctccaaatgatcaacctctgatgcctcctccttctagggttctgtccagtactgaggctccaaatgatccccctccggtgccttctctttctgaggctctaccgactgctgagacttctcctaagcaacctttgtga